The sequence below is a genomic window from Oreochromis niloticus isolate F11D_XX linkage group LG3, O_niloticus_UMD_NMBU, whole genome shotgun sequence.
GCTGAATGCCTGTCATAAACTCCAAAAAGGCTGccaactggcgctgctggcgtTCGCCAAGtgggtcagagaccttggacaTGGCAAAGGTCAAAGGTTTGTGGTCAACGTACACAGTAAAGTTGCGACCcttgaggaaaagaaaaaaatgttgtgtCGCGAGGTGCAGGGTCAGTAACTCCCTGTAAATCATTCTGATCATAATTTTGTTTTGACccttaacctctctgctctgtgttgtttcctctttcagatgaaaaaacaatcacagctgagtatggacaggacgtcactctgacatgtcgagctccaaacaacaacatcagacGTGTGCTATGGACTAGAGCTGACCTGTTGCCAGAATATGTGCTTTTGTACCAGGATGGTCGTTTTGATCCAGACaaacagcatccatcttttaataaccgggtggatctgcaaaacagaaaaatgaagaatggagacgtgtctttgattctgaagaatgtgatgATTAATGACACCGGAATACACAAGTGTCATGTCTTCATGGCAGAAACAGACTCATGGGAGATCACCAGCATCATCTACCTAAatgttgttgatcctccaggtgagtgagtagagttgagtgtgtgtgtgatcagaggtgaagctgcttcctggttgttgatgtttgtttgttgaatagatgagctggtggatgtcagaggtagacagatgtttctccagctgttgtctttgtggctggTAGTGTAGAGTTGTAGAGCAGCATTGTTTGGGTAAggttagagcagaaacaaagacatttatgaatcagtctcttcttctcttgctctctaACTCGTCTGTAAACATGTGTGGGGAAACTCAATGTTAAAGCCTACAGCTGGAGGGGGAGGGGACGTgtgtatgggctcaaattgtgatCATCACTTTGTGTTGCGAAAACAACACACTCTTCACTACTTGGGATACTTACAAAGTTTTCATCATTATGAATTTTcgatacatgtttttattgaacatttgacgataaaacaatataaactcTTGCAGAGGATATGAACTCAGAGATATATATGTTTAAAACGACAAGGAACAGGCACATCTACTACACTTCATTTGTAACTTTGTTATTGACAGACTTTCTCTGATTTATCAGGTCAGATATAACCAAGAGAAACCAGAGTTTTCGTTGAGTGTTTGAAGGAGACACTAGTCTGTGCAGACACTTAATATCTGTAATCCAGCTGTGgcagagacaaagaagtgtaatgtgtgtgtcagtgtgatgtgttgtagtgtcaggagtcagtatacagctacaaagctttttgttcagtgtatacaaacagctgtagctccataaaggcagcatgcagagactcacagtgtcttataattAGGGATGgatatcgtttaggttttaaccggtacttttgaatttatttattatttatttattattgtgcgatctactgtacaatataaagcgccttgaggcgacttttgttgtgatttggcgctatataaataaaattgaattgaattgaattgaaacagtgccggtgcttaaacagtGCTCGAACTGGTGCtcaaagaatggagaacacaaactttgtccaaaaagttacatgtttagctgtttttttgtaaaaagataacaatgttagccttttctgcagctgtagggcatatatggtctcactcttggctggaagcagtgcttaaacaatggaaaaaaacacaaactttgtccaaaaacctctcatgtttaactgttttccacttttttctttggttattttagcctttttggccagggtgaagggagtatctgccgtcaaacaagaagacagctgcatgtaactacgatggtgtttgctagttcactacatgcattaatgtaataacgtggttagcctactcaacgtaaattacacacgaacaacattaagctactcacccagagaagaacggctgctgctgccatcatcatccgtcatcatttctgctacactggcagggctaggggccaggactctcctcttcgggttcttgggggatgttgctaactccgggtcggataacaggcaccacacccgcagtagatgtgctcagtgtgaggtctcgcagcaagctatcaaatatggTGCATTtgtcagcttttaaaaaatactctATGCATCACCAAGTTcgtcatcagatttgaggtgttacctccttttcacagtatcagcttaaagcacttgttgcaggctgctgagtttgcatcttttgctgtgaagtacagccagacttggACCACTtcaccttgggcatttttaatctgaagCTCTGCTCGAAAAGAACGTACATACCCAGTCCCACCTACTATTGTTTCAAAGGTAGagtgattggctagaatccaaagtgtatgaccgctcaggaaaaaaaagcactgaaacgtgtgctgcttttcggtctggttactatcATTTATGTCAGAACTGGATACcagtacccatccctacttatACTGAGAGGGCTGCTTTCTCTCATACACCATGTTCATTTTTATCAGCATTTTTTGATTCTGTGGAAGCTAACATCTTGTAGTTTCTGACACTTTGCATGTTTAGTATGAGGCTAAGGCTACATCACACTAGCCTAGATAGATTTGAAAATGGTGTTTTTGTCTGAAGACGCTCCACATCCACATTAGCAATTTTAGTCATCATCGCATAATCTTTTTTGGGGTTGTCAAGattgagagcaatcaaaacaaATGCTGTATAATGCAATCTACTTTGTtcaattggtcacatgactgcatcacatgactaaaatgtgtcatcatTTTAGAAAGTCTGTGTTTTCAAGTGTACACACAACGGCGGAACAGCTCAGTTTTGAAATGTACGTGTTTCCGAGAGCATTTTCAAAATGTTGCGTTTTTCCTTGAGGAAAACACTGTCTCTTTGTGGacgaaaacgcattagtgtggacgtagcctaaaattccccctcagtgggtcactggtgacctggtggatgttcagaggttcattaaatccaacatgacttaaaactcaaatgtcaaaggaaataaacaaaatatttaaagtcaatcattctgatcataattgtactttgacctttaacctctctgctctgtgttgctttctttttcagacGAGAAAACTATCACAGTTGaatctggacaggacgtcactctgccATGTCAAGCTCCAAAAAACAACATTAGAGGTGTTTATTGGACTagagctgacctgggagatgAATATGTGCTTTTGTACAAGGATGGTCGTTCTGATCCGGACaaacagcatccatcttttaagaaccgggtggatctgcaggacataAAGATGAAGCATGGGAAcatgtctttgattctgaaggatgtgacgattaatgacgCTGAAACATACATGTGTCATGGCTtcatggcagaaacactatcaTGGGTGCTCATCAGCACTATCTACTTAAGTGTTGTtcatcctccaggtgagtgagtagagttgagtgtgtgtgtgatcagaggtgaagctgcttcctggttgttgatctttgtttgttgtatggatgagctggtggatgtcagaggtagacagatgtttctccagctgttgtctttgtggctggTAGTCTAGAGTTGCAGAGCAGCATTGGGTGGGTGAAGTTGGTGGTTGTGAGTCTGTGAAAGTGAATCCTGCCGGTGCCATAGCTGGTGAAAAGCTACTTAATGCAGACACAAAATGTCCATCAGCTTCACAGTGTGTCAGAAAAATGTCCACATGATGGATGAGAGAGGTCCCACTtttgttctctgattggatttttaaattattctttAACTTCACCAAATTTCCGTTTTCCTTCTTCAAGTGCTTTAAGTAACTTCGAAAGCAGGACCCCCCTTTTTGAGTGATTATCGGTGGCACAGGTTGTAGGTGTTTTAGTCACCAGTGCTGAGTCCATAGTGTAGAGAATAGATCTCTCACCAATCCTTTGATATTGGCAGAAGAAGCGCGATGAGACAATAGACTATGTTCAACTTTTTACTGCAGGCAAACTAAACAAAAGCACATTTGGAAAACAAGCATTTTAACGCTGATTACGTCACAGGGACGTGACAAAGGCTGTCCTAATTCGAAGAGTCCTCCAAATGCGGCAGACAAATGTgcccttcatttccctgaatttaaATGGCTGGTTCAGATGTAGACTTTGTAtcccaacatatcccacaattcttTGAGctgcggtgggtgtggatattttttgcaaaaaaaatggCGGATGGCTGAAGTGTGGCAGCCttagagtaaacttttaaaagtaagtactgaatattatgtcacttatttatgtccaaatgtttaaaaatgaagaaCAAACCTACGAGCAAACATTTAGTACGCTGCCacagtaatgtgaaattcacagagaaactcccggattcttccactgacatgATGGATGCaccacacctgcaccagggcaaatctccgcctgccccactcctgctaaacaggtggaaatagagcaacaggaccgccattctttgatttaatttattttttgctgtgtgttacttgcatctatttgaaagaatgagtgtaaacacaaaaaaatattttaacttttACATTTGTGAAATCTGTAGAAATGATTGAATGTTAAACAAATTGCTTCCAGTCAGAGAGTGTTGCAGATTGAATTTTTTGCCTGAggcataaaatattaaatataaatataaatatatataaatattaaagctaataaaattagttttaaaaagattacattgattacatttttatatgatgggttatgcagaaaaagtagaattgagCTGAAAGACCTATGTAGTGGCGAATTTCTGTCCcaagcttaaaaaaataattctttCACTTCTTAATGCGAGCTGTTCAGATTTATTTCTGACTCGTACATACAAACAAAAGATGTCACGGTCAAAAAACTATTTGCTGCTACAGCACACATTTCCATTGCCGTCCTGGCTCACTCTAACCTGCTACCACACATGCGCTGTAATGTTTTCTTACCCGACACAAATTAAACGTGCAGCATTTATTCTCTAACAACATATTATACAAAATCAAACATGTAATATAATAACTGAAACAGTATCAAAAATATTTTGCAATAGATTGGCTCTAACAACCGATTTCTTTTTTAGGTATTGAGTTTGTACATCGTGTTTTTataaagtaactaagtaactaattaattttgaaaataagtaatcagtaaagtagcggaattacttttggggggaagtaaacagtaattagttactgattacttttttcaagtaacttgaccaacagtggtcctgaatcagtcttaaaaggtaatgttaaaatattttaatccttaTCAACAtatgttgttgttctgtggaagctaacatcttgtagtttctgacactttgcatgtttagcatgaggctaaaattccccctcagtgggtcactggtgacctgctggatgttcagaggttcattaaatccaacatgacttaaaaatctcaaaggaaataaaatatttaaagtcaatcattctgattataattgtactttgacctttaacctctctgctctgtgttgttccTCTTGCAGATAAGAAAACAATCATAACagagtctggacaggacgtcactctgacatgtcgagctccaaacaacaacatcagaggTGTTTATTGGACTAGAGCTGACCTGGTGCCAGAATATGTGCTTTTATACCAGGATGGTCGTTTTGATCCAGatgaccagcatccatcttttaagaaccgtgTGGATCTGcaagacagacagatgaaggatggagacgtgtctttgattctgaagaatgtgacgattaatgacactggaacatacgagtgtcatGTTTTCATGGCAGAAACAGACTCATGGGAGATCATCAGCATCATCTACCtcgttgttgttgttcctccaggtgagtgagtagagttgagtgtgtgtgtgatcagaggtgaagctgcttcctggttgttgatgtttgtttgttgtatggatgagctggtggatgtcagaggtagacagatgtttctccagctgttgtctttgtggctggtagtctagagttgtagagcagcattgtttgggtaaggttagagcagaaacaaagacatttatgaatcagtctcttcttctcttgctctctaACTCGTCTGTAAACATGTGTGGGGAAACTCAATGTTAAAGGCTACAgctggagggggaggggaggggtgaagTTGGTGGTTGTGAGTCTGTGAAAGTGAATCCTGCCGGTGCCATAGCTGCTGAAAACATACTTAGTGCAGACAAAAAACGTCCATCAGCTTCAAAGTGTGTCAGAAAAATGTCCACATGATGACTGATGGATGAGAGAGGtcccatttttgttgttgtgcacaaatcactgaacaacacaaacacttaacctcctaggacctgccgtccatatatgtggacatcacattttgggttatttagaccaataTACTCAATTTGCTCTACAGGGGCCTGATATctacttacgaggacattatattGCTACTTTTCTGTTGAAATTTTgaacgaatatcctcatatgtggctctcatttttcttagaaacaaaaattagttaaaaaaaaaaagaaatctaataattcttcttttttacattcatccagtcccaatcagcccaaatgtaaaagagaaatcaaaaatgcatgctgtggaagagtttgggtcttaggagCTTAGAGCTCCTTTCAGTGCTGCCTGTTTTGTTACTGCACACATTTCTGATGGTCCTACAGTCCAACGTAGCAAACATCTCCCTGAAGCCTCTTCCTTAGAGACCAAAGGTTGGATCAGAGTGAGCAGCTAAAGGACACTGTTACTCTGTTATGAAACAGACTTTGAGCCAGTTTAACTTCAGGCATACAGATGTTTTATACTGTAATAATATACtttaaaagtaatcagtaactaattactgattacttcccccaaaaagtaaccctgttactttactgattacttattttcaaaattaatt
It includes:
- the LOC102081886 gene encoding uncharacterized protein LOC102081886 isoform X2, whose translation is MSAVTKSLCSTLMFVGVFVFGSADEKFLKAESGQDVTLTCRVPNNNIRAVYWTRADLLPEHVLLYQDGQFDREDQHPSFKNRVDLQDRQMKDGDVSLILKDVMMNDAGTYQCLGFMAETHSLKLISLIYLSISPEQKFLKAESGQDVTLTCRAPKNNIRRVLWTRADLLPEHVLLYEDGHFDPDNQHPSFKNRVDLHDRQMKDGDVSLILKDVTINDAETYKCLVFMEKTRSWELISLIYLRVPPDEKTITAEYGQDVTLTCRAPNNNIRRVLWTRADLLPEYVLLYQDGRFDPDKQHPSFNNRVDLQNRKMKNGDVSLILKNVMINDTGIHKCHVFMAETDSWEITSIIYLNVVDPPDEKTITVESGQDVTLPCQAPKNNIRGVYWTRADLGDEYVLLYKDGRSDPDKQHPSFKNRVDLQDIKMKHGNMSLILKDVTINDAETYMCHGFMAETLSWVLISTIYLSVVHPPDKKTIITESGQDVTLTCRAPNNNIRGVYWTRADLVPEYVLLYQDGRFDPDDQHPSFKNRVDLQDRQMKDGDVSLILKNVTINDTGTYECHVFMAETDSWEIISIIYLVVVVPPGQTGGHTDEL